One genomic region from Bradyrhizobium icense encodes:
- a CDS encoding FecR domain-containing protein — MTMLARAGSIAFAGILLFAGPAAAQPAKSACTSASTAQGTQTLRCPTAITIVAESGAKFELRDRNRDGQVDSVELSNKALLLEVPKKPGRVRFEVMTPQAIAAVRGTKWTVDAEGAKTSVFVVDGRVRVARAAGRGSVVLGAGEGVDVEPSGELIIKRWPPARVAALMARLGQ, encoded by the coding sequence ATGACAATGCTGGCACGCGCCGGATCGATCGCCTTCGCAGGCATACTGCTGTTCGCTGGACCTGCGGCGGCCCAGCCGGCAAAATCAGCCTGCACGTCCGCATCGACGGCCCAGGGAACGCAAACGCTGCGTTGCCCGACCGCGATCACGATCGTGGCCGAAAGCGGCGCGAAGTTCGAACTCAGGGATCGCAACCGCGATGGCCAGGTCGATTCCGTCGAACTCAGCAACAAGGCCCTGCTGCTCGAAGTGCCGAAGAAGCCGGGCCGCGTCAGGTTCGAGGTCATGACGCCGCAGGCGATTGCCGCGGTGCGCGGTACCAAATGGACGGTGGACGCCGAAGGTGCAAAAACTTCGGTCTTCGTCGTCGACGGCCGCGTGCGCGTGGCGCGGGCCGCCGGCCGCGGCAGCGTCGTACTCGGCGCAGGTGAAGGCGTCGATGTCGAGCCGTCGGGCGAGTTGATCATCAAGCGCTGGCCGCCCGCGCGCGTTGCGGCCCTGATGGCAAGATTGGGACAATAG
- a CDS encoding DUF899 family protein, with protein MSSSALKPAAELASTSRVRFPNESIEYRRAREQLLAEEIELRRHIQRVAELRRSLPPGGAVTKNYEFEGEGGKVNLSDLFGDKQTLVIYSYMFGPQREQPCPMCTSFMSTWEGKLPDVEQRIAFVFVARSPIARLIEAKRARGWTRHRIYSDASGDYTRDFVSAADADAPGYNVFTRRDGSIRHFWSGEMGPSTADPGQDPRGAPDIDPLWTILDTTPEGRGKDWYPRLSY; from the coding sequence ATGTCCAGTTCCGCACTGAAACCCGCCGCCGAGCTCGCAAGCACGAGCCGTGTGCGCTTTCCCAACGAGAGCATCGAATATCGCCGCGCCCGCGAACAATTGCTGGCCGAGGAGATAGAGCTGCGCCGTCATATCCAACGGGTCGCCGAATTGCGCCGGTCGTTGCCGCCGGGCGGGGCGGTGACGAAGAACTATGAATTCGAGGGCGAGGGCGGCAAGGTCAATTTGTCGGATCTGTTCGGCGACAAGCAGACGCTCGTGATCTACAGCTACATGTTTGGCCCGCAGCGCGAGCAGCCCTGCCCGATGTGCACGTCGTTCATGAGCACGTGGGAAGGCAAGCTGCCCGATGTCGAGCAGCGCATCGCCTTCGTGTTCGTGGCCCGCTCGCCGATCGCGCGGCTGATCGAGGCGAAGAGGGCGCGCGGGTGGACGCGGCATCGGATCTATTCGGATGCGTCGGGCGACTACACGCGCGACTTTGTCAGCGCCGCGGATGCGGACGCGCCCGGCTACAACGTGTTCACGCGCCGCGATGGCAGCATCCGCCATTTCTGGTCCGGTGAAATGGGACCCTCGACCGCCGATCCCGGACAGGACCCGCGCGGCGCACCTGATATCGATCCGTTGTGGACGATTCTCGACACAACGCCGGAAGGGCGCGGCAAGGATTGGTATCCGCGGTTGAGCTATTAA
- a CDS encoding DUF2778 domain-containing protein yields the protein MSKRTRAFGPAAHNRRRSSRKGTPQQFLGGVAVAGLVLGCAWTVYSNVIGASIYPSVNRSAFEAPVVNNSSAVAARTVRPAFNEIFASLEQRPLVMPAPENVATSLMFNERFAAAAAQGEPSRAAATTQLAEASAPAPKAAEAPKLAETPKPKTSVPTTQLALNVPAPAPKEPAKASGSPIRDMAQRATAAVMSIGTTGKPNMVEKLWGKQPSNSLLAYASADASVTGSIIDTRSQNPMLGGSPPYDRQTAVYDIAAKTVYLPDGTRLEAHSGLGSKMDDVRYAHVRMQGVTPPHIYELKPREALFHGVPALRLTPIGGQDKIFNRDGLLAHTYMLGPSGQSNGCVSFKDYYAFLDAYRNKGIRRLAVLAKIQ from the coding sequence ATGAGTAAGCGTACGCGTGCGTTCGGTCCTGCGGCCCACAACCGCAGGAGATCTTCCCGTAAAGGCACTCCCCAACAATTCCTCGGCGGTGTCGCGGTCGCAGGCCTCGTGCTGGGCTGCGCCTGGACGGTTTACAGCAATGTGATCGGCGCCAGCATCTATCCATCCGTGAACCGCTCCGCCTTCGAGGCACCCGTCGTCAACAACTCGAGCGCCGTCGCTGCGCGGACCGTGCGGCCCGCTTTCAACGAAATCTTCGCGTCCCTGGAGCAACGCCCGCTGGTGATGCCCGCCCCGGAGAATGTCGCGACATCGCTGATGTTCAACGAAAGGTTCGCAGCCGCCGCCGCGCAAGGCGAGCCGTCGAGAGCGGCCGCAACAACGCAATTGGCTGAGGCCTCGGCTCCAGCGCCCAAAGCCGCTGAAGCTCCCAAGCTCGCGGAAACGCCGAAGCCGAAGACTTCGGTCCCCACGACCCAGCTTGCTCTCAATGTACCGGCGCCAGCGCCGAAGGAGCCTGCGAAAGCATCCGGTAGTCCCATTCGCGACATGGCGCAGCGCGCCACGGCGGCGGTCATGTCGATCGGCACAACCGGGAAGCCGAACATGGTCGAAAAGCTGTGGGGCAAGCAGCCGTCGAACTCGCTGCTGGCCTATGCCTCCGCCGACGCCAGCGTCACCGGTAGCATCATCGATACGCGGAGCCAGAACCCCATGCTCGGCGGCTCACCGCCCTATGACCGTCAGACTGCGGTCTACGATATTGCCGCCAAAACCGTGTATCTGCCGGACGGCACGAGGCTCGAGGCACATTCTGGTTTGGGCTCCAAGATGGATGACGTTCGCTACGCGCATGTGAGGATGCAGGGCGTAACGCCGCCGCACATCTACGAACTGAAGCCGCGCGAGGCGCTGTTTCACGGCGTACCGGCGCTACGGCTCACGCCGATCGGAGGCCAGGACAAGATCTTCAACCGCGACGGTCTGCTAGCCCACACTTACATGCTGGGGCCGAGCGGACAGTCCAACGGCTGCGTGTCGTTCAAGGACTACTACGCGTTCCTCGATGCCTATCGCAACAAGGGCATCCGCCGTCTCGCAGTGCTGGCGAAGATCCAGTAG